From Ignavibacterium sp.:
AAAATATTTTCATATTTAAACCTCATTTAACTATTTGATTATCGAAACAACAGTTTATTTATTAAATCAGTAAACTAATTTTAAACAACTTCTTTAAGTTTATTTTGTTCATTTTTTGAAAGAATTTTTTTAAGATCAATTAGTATCAGTAATCTGTCATCGAGTTTTCCGACTGAACTTATGAAATCCGTTTTACTTGAAGTTACAATCTCCGGTGGCTCTTCAATAATGTTTTTCGGAATGCGAATCACTTCTCTAACTGAATCAACTAAAAATCCAACGAGAAGGTCTTCATCCTCAATTACAATTATCCGGGAATCTTTATCGTTCTCCTTTTTAGGCAAACCCATTTTAATACGAAGGTCAATAACCGGAATTATTCTTCCGCGAAGGTTTATCACGCCTTCAATAAATTCAGGAGCATTTGGAACTTTTGTGATGTGCGAAAGTCGGTTTATTTCTTTGACATAAAATATATCGACTGCGTATTCTTCATTGCCAATAATGAAACTAACAAGCTGAAGAATTTCTGAAGTCGACGATTTACTGGATTCGAGAATTTCCATCATTTCTCCGATAACCTGAAAATTGATGCAAAGCTACACTTCTCTGCATCAGATTATCGGAATAATCCGGAAAAAGTTTAGAGGCGGGAGATATTTTAGTTATGCTGAATGTTTTTTGTTACTTCAATCCCAAGTTGTTCCATTCTGTACCGAAGTTTTGAACGGGATAAGCCAAGAATTTTTGCAGCTTTAACCTGATTCCCATTTGTTATTCTAAGTGTATCTTCAATAAGCTTTTTTAATACTACATCAATTGCAATTCCTTTTGCAGGAATTTTCAGAATAAATTTGTCTTCACTTACTGCACTTTCAGCAACTCCCGATTTAAGAAAATGAAGGTGTTTTTCTTTAACCTCATCTTCTTCCAGGAGAAGAGTTACTCTTTCAATAACATTTCGAAGCTCACGGATATTTCCTTTCCATGGATATTCCGTCAGAATTTCGAGTGCGCCTGCATCAAAACCTTTTATTTGTTTATCGAATTTCTTTGCAAACTCCTGAAGAAAAGAATATGCAAGAAATGGAATGTCTTCTTTCCTTTCACGCAAAGGTGGAACTGTAACCTGACCAACATTCAATCTATAAAAAAGATCCTCTCTGAAATTTCCTTTCTTAACTTCATCTTCAAGTTTTTTATTTGTAGCGGCTAAAACCCGAACATCAACTTCGATTTCCTTTTCACCTCCGAGACGGAAATATTTTTTTTCCTGAAGCACTCTAAGAAGCTTTGCCTGCATCTCGGGCGATAGTTCTGCAATTTCATCGAGTAAAATTGTACCACCGGATGCAAGTTCAAATTTTCCCATCTTGGTTTTTTGTAATGCACCGGTAAATGCACCTTTTTCATGTCCAAACAATTCGCTTTCAGCTAATTCCCGCGGTATTGCAGAACAGTTTATACGAATAAATGGTCCATCTTTCCGTGGACTATTCTGATGAATAAATTTTGCAATCATTTCTTTGCCGGTTCCGCTTTCACCTTCAATCAGAATAGTTGTATCAGGACTTTTAGCAAGCTTTTCAACAGCGCTAACTACTTTTTGAATCTTACTACTTTTCCCGAAGTATTCTTTTGTTAATATGTCTTCTTTAACAATCTCACTAAGTCTTTCAACTTCGGCTTTTAAATTTTTAGTGGTAATTGCTTTATCAATTGTAATCTTTAGCTGATCAATATCAATTGGTTTTAAAAGAAATTCAGTAGCACCAAGCTTCATTGCTTTTACTGCTATGTTTACATCAGCAAAAGCAGTAATCATTATAACAGGAATGTTAAAGTATTTTGAATGGATTTGTTTAAGCAAATCAAGTCCATTCATAGTAGTAAGATAAATATCAAGAAGAATTAAATCCGGGTCGAATTGCTCAATTTTGTCGAGAGCAAAATCAGCTTCGGTAGTGTACTCAGTTTGATAGCCGAGTTTTACTAATATTTTTTTTAGAGACTGGCAGACGAGCTCGTCGTCATCAATGATAAGTATTTTATTTAACATTTCCATTCCTTAGTGAACTGGTGTCGAAAAATACAAAAAATTTTGTTCCTTTGCCCGGTTCACTTTCGAAATGTATTTCAGCATTGTATTGTTCTAAAAGTATTTTACAGACACCCAAACCAAGCCCGGTGCCTTTTTTCTTGCTTGTATAAAAATCAGTGAAGATTTTTTCACCAAGTTCGTAATCTATACCTGTTCCACTATCTTCAATTTCCCAAACAATCTTTTGCTTATCATCAATGTTGCGTAAATAAGTTCGCACATAAATTCTATCTGATTTATTATCAGCTTCAATGGCATTGTTCAGAAGATTTAGAAAAACATGAAGCATTTTATCTTTATGA
This genomic window contains:
- a CDS encoding chemotaxis protein CheW → MEILESSKSSTSEILQLVSFIIGNEEYAVDIFYVKEINRLSHITKVPNAPEFIEGVINLRGRIIPVIDLRIKMGLPKKENDKDSRIIVIEDEDLLVGFLVDSVREVIRIPKNIIEEPPEIVTSSKTDFISSVGKLDDRLLILIDLKKILSKNEQNKLKEVV
- a CDS encoding sigma-54 dependent transcriptional regulator, with translation MLNKILIIDDDELVCQSLKKILVKLGYQTEYTTEADFALDKIEQFDPDLILLDIYLTTMNGLDLLKQIHSKYFNIPVIMITAFADVNIAVKAMKLGATEFLLKPIDIDQLKITIDKAITTKNLKAEVERLSEIVKEDILTKEYFGKSSKIQKVVSAVEKLAKSPDTTILIEGESGTGKEMIAKFIHQNSPRKDGPFIRINCSAIPRELAESELFGHEKGAFTGALQKTKMGKFELASGGTILLDEIAELSPEMQAKLLRVLQEKKYFRLGGEKEIEVDVRVLAATNKKLEDEVKKGNFREDLFYRLNVGQVTVPPLRERKEDIPFLAYSFLQEFAKKFDKQIKGFDAGALEILTEYPWKGNIRELRNVIERVTLLLEEDEVKEKHLHFLKSGVAESAVSEDKFILKIPAKGIAIDVVLKKLIEDTLRITNGNQVKAAKILGLSRSKLRYRMEQLGIEVTKNIQHN